The following proteins are encoded in a genomic region of Catellatospora sp. TT07R-123:
- a CDS encoding Bcr/CflA family multidrug efflux MFS transporter, with translation MTAATPAPPAPSRITLIFVLGSMSAFGALSFDMYLPAFPRIAADLHVSAAAVQLTLTVALIGLALGQLVSGPLADRYGRRRPALIGAAAFTAASALIAVSPGIGMLTGLRLVQGIAGGMGITVARAVVRDLFHGAEASRFFSRLTLVFGVAPVIAPTIGAAALRFTSWRGVFWLLAVYGLAMVVVVGRWLPETLPTERRRTGGLAEIGRGVRVLTGDRRFLGYVFGQGLAFAGLFAYLSSGSFVLQEGFGISAQGYGLIFGVNSLGLVLAGQLNARLVGRHAPRTLLFAALAVILAAGAAMLGAAELGSAAGVVACLFFYVASLGMLTPNAVALALEDYRHMAGTASAVMGAMQSGTGALAGPIMAALGAAGGVPMAVTMLGFACLSACALTLTRPGLAEPA, from the coding sequence GTGACCGCCGCGACACCCGCACCACCCGCTCCGAGCCGCATCACCCTGATCTTCGTACTCGGCAGCATGTCCGCCTTCGGCGCCCTGTCGTTCGACATGTACCTGCCCGCCTTCCCGCGCATCGCGGCCGACCTGCACGTCTCGGCCGCCGCGGTGCAGCTGACGCTGACCGTGGCCCTGATCGGCCTGGCGCTGGGGCAGCTCGTCAGCGGCCCGCTGGCCGACCGCTACGGCCGCCGGCGCCCGGCGCTGATCGGCGCGGCCGCCTTCACCGCCGCCTCCGCGCTGATCGCGGTCAGCCCCGGCATCGGCATGCTCACCGGGCTGCGCCTGGTCCAGGGCATCGCGGGCGGCATGGGCATCACCGTCGCGCGGGCCGTGGTGCGCGACCTGTTCCACGGCGCCGAGGCGTCACGCTTCTTCTCCCGGCTCACCCTGGTCTTCGGGGTGGCGCCCGTGATCGCGCCGACCATCGGCGCCGCGGCGCTGCGGTTCACCAGCTGGCGCGGCGTGTTCTGGCTGCTGGCGGTGTACGGCCTGGCCATGGTCGTGGTCGTGGGGCGCTGGCTGCCGGAGACGCTGCCGACCGAACGGCGCCGCACCGGCGGGCTGGCCGAGATCGGCCGGGGCGTGCGGGTGCTCACCGGCGACCGCCGCTTCCTCGGGTATGTCTTCGGGCAGGGGCTCGCCTTCGCGGGGCTGTTCGCGTACCTGTCCAGCGGCTCGTTCGTGCTCCAGGAGGGCTTCGGCATCTCCGCGCAGGGCTACGGGCTGATCTTCGGGGTGAACTCGCTCGGCCTGGTGCTGGCCGGGCAGCTCAACGCCCGCCTGGTCGGCCGGCACGCCCCGCGCACGCTGCTGTTCGCCGCGCTGGCCGTGATCCTGGCGGCGGGCGCGGCCATGCTGGGCGCCGCCGAGCTGGGCAGCGCGGCCGGGGTCGTGGCCTGCCTGTTCTTCTACGTCGCCAGCCTGGGCATGCTCACCCCGAACGCGGTCGCGCTGGCGCTGGAGGACTACCGGCACATGGCCGGGACCGCCTCGGCGGTGATGGGCGCGATGCAGTCGGGCACCGGCGCGCTGGCCGGGCCGATCATGGCGGCGCTGGGCGCGGCGGGCGGGGTGCCGATGGCGGTCACCATGCTCGGCTTCGCCTGCCTGTCGGCGTGCGCGCTGACCCTCACCCGCCCCGGCCTGGCCGAACCCGCCTGA
- a CDS encoding MFS transporter: MATLLRDRRYLAFWAGQVTSVVGNAIGLVALPALILPTRGPQQFGLVLAAEAAASVLLLLAGGVIADRYSRSAVMAVSDVIRVIGVLGLIAFGARGPLWLPLIAACLLGIGGALYEPAHRAALPQLVGPELRQQANALDSSTKRVGAAVGALIGAGLVALLSARGALVVDVATFGVSLVTLLWLKLPKVAQAEAGRGMGAMLAEARDGVREVRRRPWALVIMLQGTVQVFFLFAPNYTLVPIVSQQRFGPAAYGWLSAAASVGMVLGSALAGRIRTRRAGLWAMNALVPCALLPVCLAVPVPLWLWGVVEVVAWGGIGVFVVLWFTALQTEFPAEVQGRVFALESIGNFALQPIAIAVAPLLALTIGLPVFAVVAAVVLLATTYGVFAVRGVAALRSPEDERADLAPAG, encoded by the coding sequence ATGGCGACCCTGCTGCGCGACCGCCGCTACCTGGCATTCTGGGCCGGGCAGGTGACCAGCGTCGTCGGCAACGCCATCGGCCTGGTCGCGCTGCCCGCGCTGATCCTGCCCACCCGCGGCCCGCAGCAGTTCGGGCTGGTGCTGGCGGCCGAGGCCGCCGCGAGCGTGCTGCTGCTGCTCGCCGGGGGTGTGATCGCCGACCGGTACTCCCGCAGCGCGGTGATGGCCGTGTCCGACGTGATCCGGGTGATCGGCGTGCTCGGGCTGATCGCGTTCGGCGCGCGCGGCCCGCTGTGGCTGCCGCTGATCGCGGCCTGCCTGCTCGGCATCGGCGGCGCCCTGTACGAGCCCGCGCACCGCGCCGCCCTGCCGCAACTGGTCGGCCCCGAACTTCGCCAGCAGGCCAACGCGCTGGACTCGTCGACCAAGCGCGTCGGCGCGGCGGTGGGCGCCCTCATCGGCGCGGGACTGGTCGCCCTGCTGAGCGCGCGGGGCGCGCTGGTCGTCGACGTGGCCACGTTCGGGGTCAGCCTGGTCACGCTGCTGTGGCTGAAGCTGCCGAAGGTGGCGCAGGCCGAGGCGGGCCGGGGCATGGGCGCGATGCTCGCCGAGGCGCGCGACGGCGTCCGCGAGGTGCGCCGCCGCCCGTGGGCGCTGGTGATCATGTTGCAGGGCACGGTGCAGGTGTTCTTCCTGTTCGCCCCGAACTACACCCTGGTGCCGATCGTCAGCCAGCAGCGGTTCGGCCCGGCCGCGTACGGCTGGCTGTCGGCGGCCGCGTCGGTCGGCATGGTGCTGGGCTCGGCGCTGGCCGGGCGCATCCGCACCCGCCGGGCCGGGCTGTGGGCGATGAACGCCCTGGTCCCCTGCGCGCTGCTGCCGGTGTGCCTGGCCGTGCCGGTGCCGCTGTGGCTGTGGGGCGTGGTCGAGGTGGTCGCCTGGGGCGGCATCGGCGTGTTCGTGGTGCTGTGGTTCACCGCGTTGCAGACCGAGTTCCCGGCCGAGGTGCAGGGGCGGGTGTTCGCGCTGGAGTCGATCGGCAACTTCGCGCTCCAGCCGATCGCGATCGCGGTGGCGCCGCTGCTGGCGCTGACCATCGGGCTGCCGGTGTTCGCGGTGGTGGCCGCGGTGGTCCTGCTCGCCACGACGTACGGCGTGTTCGCGGTGCGCGGGGTGGCGGCGCTGCGCTCGCCGGAGGACGAGCGGGCGGACCTGGCCCCGGCGGGCTGA
- a CDS encoding low temperature requirement protein A, with amino-acid sequence MPSPNSRLYRPMTSRHPHEPHRVATPLELFFDLCFVVAVAQAAAHLHHDVTEGHVGHGLLSYLTVFFAIWWAWMNFTWFASAYDTDDVPYRLTTLIQIAGALTLAAGVPSAFDTGDFLLITIGYVVMRMAMVGQWLRAARQDPPRRTTALRFAVGITLVQVGWVARLALPDDLLLPSFFVLVLCELLVPLWAERAAPTQWHPHHIAERFGLFTLIVLGESVLAATLAIESGLGTGHDPRLVGLALAGLVIVFAMWWLYFDRPAHDLITSTRAGFRWGYGHYLILAAAAAVGAGLAVSVDYDTHASHLSGPAAGYATAVPVAVYLLSVWMLHLRPRQRGPVVAATPVAAVLVLLAPLTGAPVHVIAAILAVLVAVVVATGPRTE; translated from the coding sequence GTGCCCAGCCCGAACAGCCGCCTGTACCGGCCGATGACCTCGCGCCACCCGCACGAGCCGCACCGCGTCGCCACGCCCCTGGAGCTCTTCTTCGACCTGTGCTTCGTGGTCGCCGTGGCGCAGGCCGCCGCACACCTGCACCACGACGTGACCGAGGGCCACGTCGGGCACGGTCTGCTGAGCTACCTGACGGTCTTCTTCGCCATCTGGTGGGCGTGGATGAACTTCACCTGGTTCGCCTCGGCCTACGACACCGACGACGTGCCGTACCGGTTGACCACGCTGATCCAGATCGCGGGCGCGCTCACCCTGGCCGCAGGCGTGCCCAGCGCCTTCGACACGGGGGACTTCCTGCTCATCACCATCGGCTACGTCGTCATGCGGATGGCCATGGTCGGCCAGTGGCTGCGCGCGGCCCGGCAGGACCCGCCGCGCCGGACGACCGCGCTGCGCTTCGCCGTCGGCATCACCCTGGTGCAGGTCGGCTGGGTGGCCCGGCTGGCCCTGCCCGACGACCTGCTGCTGCCGTCGTTCTTCGTGCTGGTGCTGTGCGAGCTGCTGGTGCCGCTCTGGGCCGAGCGGGCCGCGCCGACCCAGTGGCACCCGCACCACATCGCCGAGCGGTTCGGCCTGTTCACGCTCATCGTGCTGGGCGAGTCGGTGCTGGCCGCGACGCTGGCGATCGAGTCCGGGCTGGGCACCGGCCACGATCCGCGCCTGGTCGGGCTCGCGCTGGCCGGGCTGGTGATCGTGTTCGCGATGTGGTGGCTCTACTTCGACCGGCCCGCGCACGACCTGATCACGTCCACCCGCGCGGGCTTCCGCTGGGGGTACGGCCACTACCTGATCCTGGCCGCGGCCGCCGCCGTCGGCGCCGGGCTGGCCGTGTCGGTCGACTACGACACGCACGCCAGCCACCTGTCCGGCCCGGCCGCGGGCTACGCCACCGCCGTCCCGGTCGCGGTGTACCTGCTCAGCGTCTGGATGCTGCACCTGCGCCCGCGCCAGCGCGGCCCGGTCGTGGCGGCCACCCCGGTCGCGGCGGTGCTGGTGCTGCTGGCCCCGCTGACCGGTGCGCCGGTCCACGTCATCGCCGCGATCCTGGCGGTGCTGGTGGCCGTGGTCGTGGCGACAGGCCCCCGCACCGAATAA
- a CDS encoding enoyl-CoA hydratase/isomerase family protein, with product MPRLDLDVTGPVATVRIDNQARRNAMTNDMWRSLPPLLARLGTDPGVRVLVLTGAGGTFCAGADITEVDELIAEGEDNLAVRAEQALAAFPKPALAAIEGDCVGGGCQLAAACDLRFAAEGARFGITPARLGIVYPASTTARLVALIGPSAAKHLLFSADLIDAGRALRIGLIDELHPAADLAARVAAFAARLAERSLLTQVAAKEFVAASLHATAAPDRVTHWHDAMRTSGEAAEGIAAFNTRRTPAFPWSPD from the coding sequence GTGCCACGGCTAGACCTCGACGTCACCGGTCCGGTGGCCACCGTCCGCATCGACAACCAGGCCCGGCGCAACGCCATGACCAACGACATGTGGCGGTCGCTGCCGCCGCTGCTGGCGCGGCTGGGCACCGATCCGGGGGTACGGGTGCTGGTGCTGACCGGCGCGGGCGGCACCTTCTGCGCCGGGGCCGACATCACCGAGGTGGACGAGCTGATCGCCGAGGGCGAGGACAATCTCGCCGTACGTGCCGAGCAGGCCCTGGCGGCGTTCCCGAAGCCGGCCCTGGCCGCGATCGAGGGCGACTGCGTCGGCGGCGGCTGCCAGCTCGCGGCAGCCTGCGACCTGCGCTTCGCCGCCGAGGGCGCCCGGTTCGGGATCACCCCGGCCCGGCTGGGCATCGTCTACCCCGCCTCGACCACGGCCCGGCTGGTCGCGCTGATCGGCCCGTCGGCCGCCAAGCACCTGCTCTTCTCCGCCGACCTGATCGACGCCGGCCGCGCCCTGCGCATCGGCCTGATCGACGAACTGCACCCCGCGGCCGACCTCGCCGCCCGAGTCGCCGCGTTCGCCGCCCGCCTCGCCGAGCGCTCCTTACTCACCCAGGTCGCCGCGAAGGAGTTCGTGGCCGCGTCGCTGCACGCCACAGCCGCCCCCGACCGAGTCACCCACTGGCACGACGCGATGCGCACCAGCGGCGAAGCCGCCGAGGGCATCGCCGCCTTCAACACCCGCCGCACCCCCGCCTTCCCCTGGTCCCCCGACTGA
- a CDS encoding cellulose binding domain-containing protein yields the protein MQYKNNGGSATDGEIRPGLQVVNTGTGTLNLSTVKVRYYFTRDGSATVNVFCDYAQLGCGNLTTAVVSLPTPVNGADAYLEIGFTGGTLAAGANTGEMQLRMNKSDWSSFNENNDYSYGTATAFADATKVTAYVSGTLSWGVIPS from the coding sequence GTGCAGTACAAGAACAACGGCGGCTCGGCCACCGACGGCGAGATCCGCCCCGGCCTCCAGGTGGTCAACACCGGCACCGGGACGCTGAACCTGAGCACGGTGAAGGTGCGCTACTACTTCACCCGCGACGGCTCGGCCACGGTCAACGTGTTCTGCGACTACGCCCAGCTCGGGTGCGGCAACCTCACCACCGCGGTGGTGAGCCTGCCGACGCCCGTCAACGGCGCCGACGCGTACCTGGAGATCGGGTTCACCGGCGGCACGCTGGCGGCCGGGGCGAACACCGGGGAGATGCAGCTGCGGATGAACAAGTCCGACTGGTCGTCGTTCAACGAGAACAACGACTACAGCTACGGCACCGCCACCGCGTTCGCCGACGCCACCAAGGTCACGGCGTACGTCAGCGGCACGCTGTCGTGGGGTGTGATCCCTTCCTGA
- a CDS encoding response regulator transcription factor, which produces MDDGITVLVADDNSVVRAVLREMLHEHGQIGVVGEAGDGLRALELATTLRPTVTLLDHRMPQRDGLSVVASISVHSRVLMLTRTVDEDVVLAAVRAGAAGYLVHGQFSPAELRQAIHAVAGGESHLSPTAARVLIASVRRAAHEQPRTDRHGLSRREREVMDLIAGGLSNTAIAARLVLTTKTVENHVNRIFAKLGAHTRDEAVTTWRTPNRPR; this is translated from the coding sequence ATGGACGATGGCATCACCGTGCTGGTCGCCGACGACAACAGCGTCGTGCGGGCCGTGCTGCGGGAGATGCTGCACGAGCACGGCCAGATCGGCGTCGTCGGCGAGGCCGGGGACGGGCTGCGTGCCCTGGAGCTCGCCACCACGCTGCGGCCCACGGTGACCCTGCTCGACCACCGGATGCCGCAGCGCGACGGGCTGTCCGTGGTCGCCTCGATCAGCGTGCACAGCCGGGTGCTGATGCTCACCCGCACCGTCGACGAGGACGTCGTGCTCGCCGCGGTGCGGGCCGGCGCGGCGGGATACCTGGTGCACGGTCAGTTCTCCCCGGCCGAGCTGCGCCAGGCCATCCACGCGGTGGCCGGGGGCGAGTCGCACCTGTCCCCCACCGCCGCCCGGGTGCTGATCGCCAGCGTCCGCCGGGCCGCGCACGAGCAGCCGCGCACCGACCGGCACGGGCTGTCACGCCGCGAGCGCGAGGTCATGGACCTGATCGCGGGCGGACTGTCCAACACCGCCATCGCGGCCCGCCTGGTCCTGACCACCAAGACCGTGGAGAACCACGTCAACCGGATCTTCGCCAAGCTGGGCGCGCACACCCGCGACGAGGCCGTCACCACCTGGCGCACCCCCAACCGCCCCCGCTGA
- a CDS encoding response regulator transcription factor produces MSGWEGRAPRPAVLAQPGAPTTPRMLVIGVRSQEYAALAAPAATVVGCHDRPDPDAPQPPDADLVLLDSDEPLRDLAALAGLVGRVPCLLISRTPDVDAVACLRAGACSVLIEGQFTRWELLDAVHASAHGQSRLSPGAVAVVVAHLRQRSGPALDPGRPDLTRREREIMQLLAAGESNTQIAARLGLAEKTVRNQVSRVYHKLGVRNRAQATVSWLEGRQVRPRTASR; encoded by the coding sequence GTGTCCGGGTGGGAGGGGCGCGCGCCGCGCCCGGCTGTCCTCGCGCAGCCGGGCGCGCCCACGACGCCGCGCATGCTGGTGATCGGGGTCCGGTCGCAGGAGTACGCCGCCCTGGCCGCGCCCGCCGCGACCGTCGTCGGCTGCCACGACCGCCCCGACCCGGACGCCCCGCAGCCGCCGGACGCCGACCTCGTGCTGCTGGACAGCGACGAGCCGCTGCGGGACCTGGCCGCGCTGGCCGGGCTGGTGGGCCGGGTGCCCTGCCTGCTCATCTCCCGTACGCCCGACGTCGACGCGGTCGCCTGCCTGCGCGCCGGGGCGTGCAGCGTGCTGATCGAGGGCCAGTTCACGCGCTGGGAGCTGCTCGACGCGGTGCATGCCAGCGCGCACGGGCAGAGCCGCCTGTCCCCGGGTGCGGTGGCGGTGGTGGTGGCCCACCTGCGGCAGCGCTCCGGTCCGGCACTCGATCCGGGGCGGCCGGACCTGACCCGGCGCGAGCGCGAGATCATGCAGCTGCTGGCGGCCGGGGAGTCCAACACCCAGATCGCCGCCCGGCTGGGGCTGGCCGAGAAGACGGTCCGCAACCAGGTCAGCCGGGTCTACCACAAGCTCGGCGTACGCAACCGGGCCCAGGCCACGGTGTCCTGGCTGGAGGGACGGCAGGTCAGGCCGCGCACCGCGTCCCGTTGA